Proteins encoded in a region of the Phalacrocorax carbo chromosome 17, bPhaCar2.1, whole genome shotgun sequence genome:
- the TRAF4 gene encoding TNF receptor-associated factor 4, with protein sequence MPGYDYKLLERPRRRVLCPLCGKPMREPVRVSTCGHRFCDTCLQEFLSEGVFKCPEDQLPLDYAKIYPDPELEAQVLSLAIRCIHSEEGCRWNGLIKHLQAHLGTCGFNVIPCPNRCSTKLSRRDLPEHVQHGCPKRRVKCEFCASDFTGEAFESHQGTCPQESVYCENKCGARMMRRLLSQHALAECPKRTQPCTYCTKEFVFDTIQNHQYQCPRYPMPCPNQCGTPSIAREDMPTHLKESCNTAMLLCPFKEAGCKHRCPKLAMGRHLEESTKAHLGMVCALVSRQRQEILELRRDVEELSVSSDGTLIWKIADYARKLQEAKARSNYEFFSPPFYTHKYGYKLQVSAFLNGNGSGESSHLSVYIRVLPGEYDNLLEWPFSYRVTFSLLDQSDPSLSKPQHITETFHPDPNWKNFQKPGASRSSLDESTLGFGYPKFISHEDIKKRNYVRDNAIFIKASVEIPQKILA encoded by the exons ATGCCGGGCTACGACTACAAGCTGCTGgagcggccgcggcggcgggtgCTGTGCCCGCTCTGCGGGAAGCCCATGCGGGAGCCCGTCCGCGTCTCCACCTGCGGCCACCGCTTCTGCGACACCTGCCTGCAGGAGTTCCTCAG CGAAGGCGTTTTCAAGTGCCCAGAGGACCAGTTGCCCCTGGATTATGCCAAG ATCTACCCCGACCCGGAGCTGGAGGCGCAGGTGCTGAGCCTGGCCATCCGCTGCATCCACAGCGAGGAGGGCTGCCGCTGGAACGGGCTCATCAAGCACCTCCAG GCCCATCTTGGCACCTGCGGCTTCAACGTCATCCCGTGCCCCAACCGGTGCAGCACCAAGCTGAGCCGCCGCGACCTGCCCGAGCACGTCCAGCACGGCTGCCCCAAGCGCCGGGTCAAGTGCGAGTTCTGCGCCAGCGACTTCACCGGGGAGGCCTTCGAG AGCCACCAGGGCACGTGTCCCCAGGAGAGCGTGTACTGCGAGAACAAGTGCGGGGCCCGCATGATGCGGCGCCTGCTGTCCCAGCACGCCCTGGCCGAGTGCCCCAAGcgcacccagccctgcacctACTGCACCAAGGAGTTCGTCTTTGACACCATCCAG AACCACCAGTACCAGTGTCCGCGGTACCCCATGCCCTGCCCCAACCAGTGCGGGACGCCCAGCATCGCCCGGGAGGACATGCCCACCCACCTCAAGGAGAGCTGCAACACTGCCATGCTGCTGTGCCCCTTCAAGGAAGCTGGCTGCAAGCACCGG TGCCCCAAGCTGGCCATGGGCCGGCACCTGGAGGAGAGCACCAAGGCCCACCTGGGGATGGTGTGCGCCCTGGTGAGCCGGCAGCGGCAGGAGATCCTCGAGCTGCGGCGGGACGTGGAGGAGCTGTCGGTGAGCAGCGACGGGACCCTCATCTGGAAGATCGCCGACTACGCCCGCAAGCTGCAGGAGGCCAAAGCCCGCAGCAACTACGAGTTCTTCAGCCCCCCTTTCTACACCCACAAGTACGGCTACAAGCTCCAGGTCTCGGCTTTCCTCAACGGCAACGGGAGCGGGGAGAGCAGCCACCTCTCCGTCTACATCCGCGTGCTGCCGGGCGAGTACGACAACCTGCTGGAGTGGCCCTTCTCCTACCGCGTCACCTTCTCCTTGCTGGACCAGAGTGACCCCTCGCTCTCCAAGCCCCAGCACATCACCGAGACCTTCCACCCTGATCCCAACTGGAAAAACTTCCAGAAGCCGGGGGCTTCGCGCAGCTCCCTGGATGAGAGCACCCTGGGCTTCGGCTACCCCAAGTTCATCTCCCACGAGGACATCAAGAAGCGGAACTACGTGCGGGACAACGCCATCTTCATCAAAGCCTCGGTGGAGATCCCCCAGAAGATCCTGGCCTGA